From a region of the Halanaerobium hydrogeniformans genome:
- a CDS encoding GatB/YqeY domain-containing protein: MKDLKDRLLEDMKKAMKEKDKERLAVIRMTRSEIKNKEIATGEELDNKGVIAVIAKKVKSIKDSIPDFKKSGKKEVLDKLYGEVEILEEYLPEQMSEEEIDKIVETIINETGAESMKDMGQVMAKIMPKIKGRADGSLVSQKVKEKLGSK; this comes from the coding sequence ATGAAAGATTTAAAAGATAGACTGCTAGAGGATATGAAAAAAGCTATGAAAGAAAAAGATAAAGAACGTTTAGCAGTAATTAGAATGACAAGATCAGAAATCAAAAATAAAGAAATTGCAACAGGAGAAGAACTCGATAATAAGGGAGTAATTGCCGTTATAGCTAAAAAGGTAAAATCTATTAAAGACTCGATACCAGATTTTAAAAAATCAGGAAAAAAAGAAGTACTTGATAAACTATATGGAGAAGTTGAAATATTAGAAGAGTATTTACCAGAGCAGATGTCAGAAGAAGAGATCGATAAAATTGTTGAAACAATAATCAATGAAACCGGAGCAGAAAGCATGAAAGATATGGGGCAGGTTATGGCTAAAATTATGCCCAAAATAAAAGGTAGGGCAGATGGAAGTCTTGTCAGCCAAAAGGTTAAAGAAAAACTCGGCTCAAAATAA
- a CDS encoding histidine triad nucleotide-binding protein, translated as MEDCLFCKIATGEMETDFVYSDDRLVVFKDINPQAPVHLLIVPKKHISNLNNLEKENNNLIGHIYQVAKQLAAEKNIAESGYRIVSNCNDDGGQSVYHIHFHLLGGRKLQWPPG; from the coding sequence ATGGAAGATTGTCTATTTTGTAAAATAGCAACTGGTGAGATGGAAACAGATTTTGTTTATAGTGATGATAGGCTTGTGGTATTTAAAGACATTAATCCTCAGGCACCTGTTCATCTTTTGATAGTACCTAAAAAACACATTTCTAATCTAAATAACTTAGAGAAAGAAAATAATAATTTAATAGGCCATATTTATCAGGTTGCAAAGCAATTGGCTGCAGAAAAAAATATAGCTGAAAGCGGTTATAGAATTGTTAGCAATTGTAATGATGATGGTGGACAAAGTGTTTACCATATCCATTTCCATTTATTAGGTGGAAGAAAACTGCAGTGGCCTCCAGGCTAA
- the mtaB gene encoding tRNA (N(6)-L-threonylcarbamoyladenosine(37)-C(2))-methylthiotransferase MtaB, translating to MNKKAAFYTLGCKVNQYETEAIIDIFLDNNFEIVDFSAEADVYIINSCTVTNQAASKSRKIARRAKRSNNDSLVAVVGCYTQAFPEEVSSISEIDFIMGSSNKSKIVNKVKKLLAGKNVDNEIKEYQELKDYEDLEIKRLSNTTRANIKIEDGCNQFCSYCIIPYARGPVRSREQKSILNEIKKMIGQGVKEIILTGTHLGAYGTDKGNKTALTDLMQQLTELNNLQRLRLSSIEGTEIDAKMIDLIAENDIFCPHLHLPLQSGSNEILKAMQRPYTAEEFKETINKIRAKIPDIAITTDIIVGFPGENEKTFKQTLELVKELKFSKIHVFPFSAREGTPAFKMDNKLNGNIIKKFSKKLRFINKSLMEEYQANFLGQNKKVLIEEARDQQTGFLTGYTDNYLKILVEGPDNLKNTLREVKLEQSFDHSHIKGIIIE from the coding sequence ATGAATAAAAAAGCAGCTTTTTATACTTTAGGCTGTAAAGTAAATCAATATGAAACTGAAGCAATAATAGATATCTTTTTAGATAATAATTTTGAAATTGTAGATTTTTCTGCTGAGGCAGATGTTTATATAATTAATAGTTGTACTGTAACTAATCAGGCTGCTAGCAAAAGTAGAAAAATTGCTAGAAGAGCAAAAAGAAGCAATAATGACAGTTTGGTAGCTGTTGTTGGTTGTTATACACAGGCATTTCCGGAAGAAGTTAGTTCGATTTCTGAGATTGATTTTATAATGGGTAGTAGTAATAAGTCTAAAATAGTTAATAAGGTTAAAAAATTACTGGCTGGTAAAAATGTAGATAACGAGATAAAAGAATATCAGGAATTAAAAGATTACGAAGATTTAGAAATAAAAAGATTAAGTAATACAACCAGAGCTAATATTAAAATTGAAGATGGTTGCAATCAATTTTGCAGTTATTGTATAATTCCTTATGCTAGAGGACCTGTAAGAAGTAGGGAACAAAAATCTATTTTAAATGAGATTAAAAAGATGATCGGCCAGGGAGTTAAAGAGATTATTTTAACTGGCACTCATCTCGGGGCATATGGGACTGACAAGGGTAATAAAACTGCATTAACTGACCTGATGCAGCAATTAACTGAATTAAATAATCTTCAGAGGCTAAGACTTAGTTCAATTGAAGGTACAGAAATTGATGCGAAAATGATTGATTTAATTGCTGAAAATGATATTTTTTGTCCCCACCTTCATTTACCTCTTCAAAGCGGAAGTAATGAAATTTTAAAGGCAATGCAGAGACCCTATACGGCAGAGGAATTTAAAGAAACGATCAATAAAATAAGGGCTAAAATACCTGATATAGCAATTACAACCGATATTATCGTTGGTTTTCCAGGAGAAAATGAAAAGACTTTTAAGCAAACATTAGAGTTAGTTAAAGAGCTTAAATTCAGCAAAATACATGTTTTTCCGTTTTCAGCACGAGAAGGCACTCCTGCTTTTAAGATGGATAACAAGCTTAATGGAAATATTATCAAAAAATTTAGCAAAAAATTGCGGTTTATCAATAAATCTTTGATGGAAGAATATCAAGCGAATTTTTTAGGTCAAAACAAAAAAGTTTTAATTGAAGAAGCAAGAGATCAGCAAACAGGATTTTTAACCGGTTATACAGATAATTACCTTAAAATACTGGTAGAAGGTCCAGATAATCTAAAAAACACTTTAAGAGAAGTGAAACTTGAGCAGTCATTTGATCATTCTCATATTAAAGGAATAATTATAGAATAG
- a CDS encoding 16S rRNA (uracil(1498)-N(3))-methyltransferase, translating into MNKFFIKDSAAIGEKISIQGNDYNHLKNSLRLNIGDRVIVSDKDGFDLEAKIVSFQEESAELEVINREKSSVEAQLNVVLAQGLPKKRKMDLIVEKATEIGFKAMIPLESERSIVRYNHKKKEKKLKRWQRVAEAAAKQSGRSIIPEIKNFYSTSSLKDLKDQFDFRLILWEDENKFSLKNFFNQNNVKSDASILLIIGPEGGFSEDEVEKLKNDLDAETITLGPRIMRTETAGIAALCCLLYEKGELGD; encoded by the coding sequence ATGAATAAATTTTTTATAAAAGATAGTGCAGCAATCGGAGAAAAAATTTCTATTCAAGGAAATGATTATAATCATCTAAAAAATTCCCTGCGCCTTAATATAGGTGACAGGGTTATTGTTTCTGATAAAGATGGTTTTGATCTTGAAGCCAAAATAGTTTCTTTTCAAGAAGAGTCAGCAGAACTGGAAGTTATTAATCGTGAAAAGTCTTCAGTTGAAGCTCAGTTGAATGTTGTTTTAGCTCAGGGCCTGCCAAAAAAGAGAAAAATGGACTTAATTGTTGAGAAGGCAACTGAAATTGGATTTAAAGCTATGATACCATTAGAATCAGAAAGAAGTATTGTTAGATATAATCATAAAAAGAAAGAAAAAAAGCTTAAGAGATGGCAGAGGGTTGCAGAAGCTGCTGCTAAACAATCGGGAAGATCTATTATTCCAGAAATTAAAAACTTTTATTCTACTTCTAGCTTAAAAGATCTTAAAGATCAATTTGATTTCAGATTAATATTGTGGGAAGATGAAAATAAATTTTCGTTAAAAAACTTTTTTAATCAAAATAATGTTAAATCTGATGCTTCTATTTTATTAATTATTGGTCCAGAAGGTGGTTTTTCTGAAGATGAAGTGGAAAAACTTAAAAATGATCTAGATGCAGAGACAATTACTTTAGGGCCAAGAATAATGAGAACAGAAACTGCAGGTATTGCAGCTTTATGTTGTTTATTATATGAGAAAGGTGAACTCGGTGATTAA
- the dnaJ gene encoding molecular chaperone DnaJ — MAQKDYYEILGVSRDADQSEIKKAYRKLAKKYHPDMNQDGEDTSDKFKEISEAYEILSDPDKRSRYDQYGHSGINENDFNFDDFARGGFGGLDDLFNMFGFGGGGSRRQSGPKRGADLQYRMEISFEEAAFGGKKEIRLPREEECNHCQGSGAEPGSDVKTCPDCHGQGQVRTSKQTPFGQFTQSRVCPTCRGEGKIISEPCTKCNGSGKVRKQRKLTVNIPEGVDTGTRLRMAGEGQAGEKGGPSGDLYIIIDVQDHDIFDRKGDDLYCEVPISFVQAALGDKIKVPTLEGKVQFDIPEGTQPGTTFRLKNKGISHLNGYGRGDQYIKVKVIIPKDLDSQQKDLLTKFAEISGEEINPEHKGFLKKIKDALNV; from the coding sequence ATGGCTCAAAAAGATTATTATGAAATACTTGGTGTAAGCCGTGATGCTGACCAAAGTGAAATTAAAAAAGCATATCGTAAATTGGCAAAGAAATATCATCCTGATATGAACCAGGATGGAGAAGATACATCTGATAAATTTAAGGAAATTTCTGAAGCATATGAGATATTGAGTGATCCAGATAAAAGATCTCGTTATGATCAATATGGACATTCTGGTATAAATGAAAATGACTTTAACTTTGATGATTTTGCTCGTGGTGGTTTTGGTGGTCTTGACGACCTATTTAACATGTTTGGCTTCGGCGGCGGTGGCAGCAGAAGGCAAAGTGGACCAAAACGCGGTGCAGATCTTCAGTATAGAATGGAAATATCTTTTGAAGAAGCTGCATTTGGTGGCAAAAAAGAAATTAGACTTCCACGTGAAGAAGAATGTAATCACTGTCAAGGCAGTGGAGCAGAGCCTGGTTCAGATGTAAAAACTTGCCCGGATTGTCATGGCCAGGGCCAAGTGAGAACTAGCAAACAGACTCCGTTTGGTCAGTTTACCCAGAGCAGGGTTTGTCCAACCTGTCGGGGAGAAGGTAAGATAATTTCTGAACCATGTACTAAATGTAATGGCTCAGGTAAGGTTCGTAAACAGCGCAAATTAACTGTTAATATTCCTGAAGGTGTTGACACCGGTACTCGTTTAAGAATGGCTGGTGAAGGTCAGGCTGGAGAAAAAGGTGGACCATCAGGAGATTTATATATAATTATCGATGTTCAAGATCATGATATATTTGACCGTAAAGGGGATGATCTTTATTGTGAGGTTCCAATAAGTTTTGTTCAAGCAGCTTTAGGTGATAAGATAAAAGTTCCCACTTTAGAAGGTAAAGTTCAGTTTGATATACCTGAAGGTACTCAACCAGGAACTACTTTTAGGTTAAAAAATAAGGGTATTTCTCATCTAAATGGATATGGTCGTGGAGATCAATATATTAAAGTTAAGGTTATAATACCAAAAGATCTTGATAGTCAACAAAAAGACTTACTGACAAAATTTGCTGAAATCAGTGGTGAAGAAATAAACCCGGAGCATAAAGGTTTTTTAAAAAAAATAAAAGATGCACTTAATGTATGA
- the dnaK gene encoding molecular chaperone DnaK: MGKVIGIDLGTTNSCVAVMEGGEPTVIPNKEGGRTTPSVVAYSKKGERIVGEHAKRQAITNPDQTVSSIKREMGTDHTVVLNEEKHTPQEISAMILQKIKRDAEEYLGEDVDEAVITVPAYFTDSQRQATKDAGKIAGLKVERIINEPTAASLAYGLDDKSEQTILVYDLGGGTFDVSILDIGDGVFEVIATSGNNHLGGDDFDQRIIEYLADEFQNSTGIDLRKDKMALQRLKDAAEKAKIELSSVKQTNVNLPFITQTESGPEHLDIDLTRAKFEKLISDLIEDTMKPARQALSDAGMDPSDIDEVILVGGSTRIPAVQSAVEDLIGKDAHKGINPDEVVAVGAAIQGGILSGEVDDVVLLDVTPLSLGIETLGGVFTKLIERNTTIPTSKSKIFSTASDNQTSVDIHVLQGERKMAKDNKTLGRFQLTDIPPAPRGVPQIEVEFEIDKNGIVHVSAKDKGTGNSENITIKSTSGLSEEEIEEMVKDAKEHEEEDKKRVEKIETRNEADALVHQTEKTLKDAGDKVPADVKEKVEAAKDELETALEGDDIEEIKAKMEALTEELTELSSELYSQAEGAQAGAAGPQPGAQQGRAQTESSADDNTVDVDYEEVDEDEEK, encoded by the coding sequence ATGGGTAAAGTTATAGGTATTGACTTAGGTACTACAAATTCTTGTGTAGCAGTAATGGAAGGTGGAGAACCAACTGTTATTCCAAATAAAGAAGGTGGAAGAACAACTCCATCAGTTGTTGCTTACTCTAAAAAGGGAGAAAGAATTGTCGGTGAACATGCTAAACGTCAGGCAATTACTAATCCTGATCAGACTGTAAGTTCTATTAAAAGAGAGATGGGGACAGATCACACTGTAGTACTTAATGAAGAAAAACATACACCCCAAGAAATTTCTGCTATGATTTTGCAGAAGATCAAAAGAGATGCAGAAGAATATTTAGGTGAAGATGTAGATGAAGCTGTTATTACTGTACCGGCTTACTTTACTGATAGTCAGCGCCAGGCAACAAAAGATGCAGGAAAAATTGCTGGCTTAAAAGTAGAAAGAATAATTAATGAGCCAACTGCTGCTTCTTTAGCATATGGACTTGATGATAAATCAGAACAAACAATACTGGTTTATGACCTTGGTGGTGGAACTTTTGATGTTTCCATTCTGGATATTGGAGATGGAGTTTTTGAGGTAATTGCTACTAGTGGTAACAACCATTTAGGTGGCGATGATTTTGATCAAAGAATTATTGAATATTTAGCTGATGAATTTCAGAATTCTACTGGTATTGATCTTAGAAAAGATAAGATGGCACTGCAAAGATTAAAAGATGCTGCAGAAAAAGCAAAAATAGAACTTTCTAGTGTAAAGCAAACTAATGTTAATCTACCATTTATTACTCAGACAGAATCTGGTCCTGAACATTTAGATATAGATCTGACAAGGGCTAAATTTGAAAAGCTAATTAGTGATTTAATTGAAGATACAATGAAACCTGCTCGTCAGGCCTTAAGTGATGCGGGTATGGATCCTTCTGATATAGATGAAGTTATTTTAGTTGGTGGATCAACCAGAATACCAGCTGTTCAGTCTGCTGTTGAGGATTTAATTGGTAAAGATGCTCATAAAGGTATTAATCCTGATGAAGTTGTAGCTGTTGGAGCAGCAATTCAGGGAGGTATTCTTTCAGGTGAGGTTGATGATGTAGTTCTACTTGATGTAACTCCTCTATCTTTAGGTATTGAAACCTTAGGTGGAGTATTTACTAAATTGATTGAAAGAAATACTACAATTCCAACTTCTAAGAGTAAGATATTCTCTACAGCAAGTGATAATCAAACAAGTGTAGACATCCATGTACTGCAGGGTGAAAGGAAAATGGCTAAAGATAATAAAACATTAGGCCGTTTCCAATTAACTGATATTCCTCCTGCACCTCGTGGAGTACCACAAATTGAAGTAGAGTTTGAAATTGATAAAAACGGAATTGTTCATGTATCTGCCAAGGATAAAGGAACTGGTAATTCAGAGAATATCACAATTAAGTCTACAAGTGGTTTATCTGAAGAAGAAATTGAAGAAATGGTAAAAGATGCAAAAGAACATGAAGAAGAAGATAAAAAACGAGTAGAAAAAATTGAAACACGTAATGAAGCAGATGCACTAGTTCACCAAACAGAAAAGACCTTAAAAGATGCTGGAGATAAAGTTCCTGCCGATGTTAAAGAAAAAGTAGAAGCAGCAAAAGATGAACTTGAAACAGCATTAGAGGGTGACGATATAGAGGAAATCAAAGCTAAAATGGAAGCACTTACTGAAGAATTAACTGAATTGAGCTCTGAACTTTACAGTCAAGCTGAAGGTGCTCAGGCTGGAGCAGCTGGACCTCAGCCAGGGGCTCAACAAGGTAGAGCACAAACAGAAAGTAGTGCAGATGATAATACAGTAGATGTAGATTATGAAGAAGTAGATGAGGACGAAGAGAAATAA
- the grpE gene encoding nucleotide exchange factor GrpE, which yields MNKEKEEFQKNTENENNENQNNEQKAEEVAEEELNNSKDDSKKEDVKLELTREELVEELREKNEKIEELDAEVDDLLSRLQRLQADFVNYRKRSQREKSEMTIQGKIELASSLLPVFDNFERALKAEDGDSEFYNGVKMIYQQFLKAFSDEGIEEIEAEGEEFNPEFHEAIMKVDAEGDLDKEIVIDVMQKGFMIEGRVIRPAMVRVAV from the coding sequence GTGAACAAAGAAAAAGAGGAATTTCAAAAAAACACTGAAAATGAAAATAATGAAAATCAAAATAATGAGCAAAAAGCAGAAGAAGTTGCTGAGGAAGAGTTAAATAATTCTAAAGATGACTCAAAAAAAGAGGATGTTAAATTAGAATTAACAAGAGAAGAATTAGTTGAAGAATTGAGAGAGAAAAACGAAAAGATAGAAGAATTAGATGCAGAAGTTGATGATCTATTAAGTAGATTACAGAGACTTCAGGCTGATTTTGTAAATTATCGCAAGCGAAGTCAGCGAGAAAAATCTGAAATGACTATTCAGGGCAAAATAGAACTTGCTTCCAGCCTTCTACCTGTTTTTGATAATTTTGAAAGAGCTCTAAAGGCTGAAGATGGTGACTCTGAATTTTATAATGGGGTAAAAATGATCTATCAACAGTTCTTAAAAGCATTTTCCGATGAAGGAATAGAAGAAATTGAGGCTGAAGGTGAAGAATTTAATCCTGAGTTTCATGAGGCTATTATGAAGGTTGATGCTGAAGGCGATCTGGATAAAGAAATTGTAATAGATGTAATGCAAAAAGGTTTTATGATTGAGGGAAGAGTTATTAGACCAGCTATGGTTAGAGTTGCTGTTTAA
- the hrcA gene encoding heat-inducible transcriptional repressor HrcA — MMVEELDERKKRILQAIIQEHIISASPIGSRTLAKKYNLDVSPATIRNEMADLEDLGFLEQPHTSAGRIPSDKGYRYYVDELIRKEEQDVTGIIKNIEDLYQDLQDVQDIISGMAKMLSNITHYTALVSEPKTQVSKLKKVEIMQLENNSLLVVLVTDTGMVNNKIIKLQQNLSVQKISYLNRFLSDKLENKLLSELDVSYLNSLEKELLAKLDLSVDLFKQFYNELEGAFEPDSVKVYLGGTSYILEQPEFNDLERLKKMLKLLDQEEMLKKIINSISNDDLEIKIGQENEVEGIKNCSLVVATYYISDRAVGKIGVIGPTRMEYPRVISLVDVISDILGNLISKASG, encoded by the coding sequence ATGATGGTTGAAGAACTTGATGAACGCAAAAAAAGAATACTGCAGGCCATCATTCAGGAGCATATAATTTCTGCTTCTCCTATTGGTTCAAGAACTCTTGCGAAAAAATACAATCTGGATGTAAGTCCTGCAACTATCAGAAACGAAATGGCTGACTTAGAAGATCTAGGCTTTTTAGAACAGCCACATACTTCTGCTGGCCGTATACCTTCTGATAAAGGTTATCGATATTATGTTGATGAATTGATAAGAAAAGAAGAACAGGATGTTACTGGAATAATAAAAAACATTGAAGATTTATATCAAGATCTACAAGATGTCCAGGATATTATTTCTGGCATGGCTAAAATGCTTTCAAATATTACTCATTATACTGCATTGGTAAGTGAACCAAAAACTCAGGTCAGCAAATTAAAAAAAGTTGAGATAATGCAATTAGAAAATAATTCATTGTTGGTTGTTCTGGTAACAGATACAGGGATGGTCAATAATAAAATAATTAAATTGCAGCAGAATTTATCTGTTCAAAAAATTTCTTATCTAAACAGATTTTTAAGTGATAAATTAGAAAATAAACTTTTATCTGAGCTTGATGTTTCTTACTTAAACAGTCTTGAAAAAGAACTGCTGGCAAAATTAGATTTGTCAGTGGATTTATTTAAACAATTTTATAATGAGTTAGAAGGTGCTTTTGAGCCTGATAGTGTTAAGGTTTATTTGGGTGGGACTTCATATATTTTGGAACAGCCCGAGTTTAATGATCTGGAGAGACTGAAAAAAATGCTCAAATTACTTGACCAAGAAGAAATGTTGAAAAAGATAATCAATAGTATTTCTAATGATGATTTAGAAATAAAAATTGGTCAAGAAAATGAGGTAGAAGGCATTAAAAACTGCTCACTGGTAGTAGCAACATATTATATTTCAGATAGAGCAGTCGGTAAAATCGGTGTTATCGGACCGACCCGAATGGAATATCCACGAGTTATTTCTTTGGTTGATGTGATTTCTGATATTTTAGGGAACTTAATTTCGAAAGCGAGTGGGTGA
- the hemW gene encoding radical SAM family heme chaperone HemW, translating into MNKEIRFSEPSALYIHIPFCHSKCPYCDFYSVEYNKKRVDLYWAALFKELDDIIKSVDNKLLRSIYIGGGTPSLICGEKIFILLNKIRNSFNLPPTAEITIEANPFSLNEEKIILYKRSGINRISLGVQSFNNKYLNFLGRNSTRKKNINAIKLLKKYFDNYSIDLIFALPGQSVKDFKKDLEVLTSFNPPHISLYNLEIHEQTPFYDKLNKGEFKLPADKIDAEMYNLAQQFLLKADYNNYEISNFAKSGYRAQHNYLYWNYKRYIGLGPGAAGFNGRIRYKNNADLNKYLKSFSDHLEIEKEINILSKEDMMAEYCFLALRTQAGVSLHRFNLKFKKDFNSIFRDSVDNLKRKSLLEESNQRIYLTAKGKLLANEVFLAFLK; encoded by the coding sequence ATGAATAAAGAAATTAGATTTTCAGAGCCATCAGCTCTTTATATTCATATACCTTTTTGTCATTCTAAATGTCCATACTGTGATTTCTATTCAGTTGAATATAATAAAAAGAGGGTGGACCTTTATTGGGCCGCCCTTTTTAAAGAATTAGATGATATAATTAAATCTGTAGACAATAAATTACTGCGTTCAATTTATATTGGTGGAGGAACTCCATCTTTAATTTGTGGTGAAAAAATTTTTATATTACTTAATAAAATAAGAAATTCTTTTAACCTGCCGCCAACAGCTGAAATAACCATTGAAGCTAATCCTTTCTCTTTAAATGAAGAAAAAATAATATTATATAAAAGATCCGGAATAAATAGAATCAGTTTAGGAGTACAGTCATTTAATAATAAGTATTTAAATTTTTTGGGAAGAAATAGTACTCGTAAGAAAAATATTAATGCAATTAAATTACTCAAAAAATACTTTGATAATTATAGCATAGATTTGATCTTTGCTCTTCCTGGACAAAGTGTAAAAGATTTTAAAAAAGATCTAGAAGTTTTAACATCTTTTAACCCACCTCATATTTCTTTGTATAACCTTGAAATTCATGAGCAAACACCATTTTATGATAAATTAAATAAAGGTGAGTTTAAATTACCTGCTGATAAAATTGATGCAGAAATGTATAATCTAGCACAGCAATTTTTGCTCAAGGCCGATTATAATAATTATGAAATATCTAATTTTGCTAAAAGTGGTTATAGAGCTCAGCATAATTATCTGTACTGGAACTATAAAAGATATATTGGTCTAGGGCCAGGGGCTGCTGGTTTTAATGGCCGTATCAGATATAAAAATAATGCTGATCTAAATAAATATTTAAAATCTTTTTCAGATCATCTAGAAATAGAAAAAGAAATCAACATATTAAGTAAAGAAGATATGATGGCTGAATACTGCTTTTTAGCACTAAGAACTCAAGCGGGTGTAAGTTTACATCGTTTTAATTTAAAATTCAAAAAAGATTTTAATAGTATTTTCAGAGATTCAGTAGATAATTTAAAAAGAAAATCTTTATTAGAAGAAAGTAATCAACGTATATATTTGACAGCAAAAGGTAAACTACTGGCAAATGAGGTTTTTCTAGCTTTTTTGAAATAA
- the lepA gene encoding translation elongation factor 4, translating into MQTDMIRNFCIIAHIDHGKSTLADRMLEFTNTITDRNMQAQVLDKMDLERERGITIKAQAVTIDYKGYELNLIDTPGHVDFSYEVSRSLAACEGALLVIDAAQGVEAQTMANIYLALEHDLEIIPVINKIDLPAANPDMVKEQLMDIGIDPDEAILASAKDGTNIDKILEAVIERVPAPFAGNDEPLRALVFDSFYDSYQGVIAYVRIMEGSVKKNDKILLMSNNKSYQVDEVGFFAPDMKEKDELSSGEVGYIIAGIKDVRNCRVGDTITKKDRPATKALPGYKKVKPMVFSGLYPTDNADYEVLKEALEKLQLNDASFTFEAETSEALGFGFRCGFLGLLHMEVIQERLEREYDLDLVITAPSVEYKIIKKNGEELEIENPALFPDPSETEKIKEPFVTAEIHLPEEYVGQAMELCQENRGEFKDMQYINQDRVNLKYEMPLSEIITDFFNQLKSRTRGYATLDYELEGYKESKLVKLDILVNEEVVDALSTIVHEENSYQRGNALTRKLKEVIPRHMFKVPIQAAVGGKIIARVNIPAVRKNVLQKCYGGDVSRKRKLLEKQKEGKKRMKQVGSVEIPQEAFMTVLERHEDE; encoded by the coding sequence TTGCAGACTGATATGATTAGAAACTTTTGCATAATTGCTCATATTGATCACGGGAAATCTACCCTTGCTGATCGTATGCTGGAGTTTACAAATACAATTACAGATCGAAACATGCAGGCACAAGTATTAGATAAAATGGATTTAGAAAGAGAAAGAGGAATAACTATTAAAGCTCAGGCTGTTACTATTGATTATAAAGGTTATGAACTCAATTTAATTGACACACCTGGACATGTAGATTTTTCTTATGAAGTTTCCAGAAGTCTTGCCGCTTGTGAGGGGGCTCTTTTAGTTATCGATGCTGCCCAGGGTGTAGAAGCTCAGACAATGGCAAATATATATTTAGCTTTAGAACATGATTTAGAGATTATTCCTGTCATCAATAAAATTGATTTACCAGCAGCTAATCCAGATATGGTAAAAGAACAGCTGATGGATATAGGGATTGATCCAGATGAAGCAATTTTGGCTAGTGCAAAGGATGGCACTAATATCGATAAAATTTTAGAGGCTGTTATTGAGAGAGTTCCTGCTCCTTTTGCAGGAAATGATGAACCACTTAGGGCTTTAGTTTTTGATTCCTTTTATGATTCTTATCAGGGAGTTATCGCTTATGTTAGAATAATGGAAGGTTCTGTCAAAAAAAATGATAAAATCCTATTAATGTCCAATAATAAAAGCTACCAGGTTGATGAAGTAGGTTTTTTTGCTCCTGACATGAAAGAAAAGGATGAGTTAAGTTCAGGAGAAGTTGGTTATATTATTGCAGGAATTAAAGATGTTCGCAATTGTAGAGTTGGTGATACAATAACTAAAAAAGATCGACCTGCAACGAAAGCACTACCCGGGTATAAAAAAGTCAAACCAATGGTTTTTAGTGGCTTGTATCCAACAGATAATGCTGATTATGAAGTATTAAAAGAGGCTTTAGAAAAACTACAATTAAATGATGCTTCATTTACTTTTGAAGCTGAAACTTCGGAAGCACTTGGTTTTGGTTTTCGCTGTGGATTTTTAGGCCTGCTTCATATGGAAGTAATCCAGGAAAGACTGGAAAGAGAGTATGATCTTGATTTAGTAATTACAGCTCCAAGTGTTGAATATAAAATAATTAAGAAAAACGGGGAAGAATTAGAGATAGAAAATCCAGCCTTATTCCCTGACCCTTCTGAGACTGAAAAAATAAAAGAACCTTTTGTTACTGCTGAGATTCATCTACCTGAAGAATATGTTGGCCAGGCAATGGAATTATGCCAGGAAAACCGCGGTGAATTTAAAGATATGCAGTATATAAATCAGGATAGGGTTAATTTAAAATATGAAATGCCTTTAAGTGAAATTATTACAGACTTTTTTAATCAGCTAAAATCGAGGACAAGAGGCTATGCTACACTTGACTATGAATTAGAAGGCTATAAAGAATCAAAGCTTGTTAAACTTGACATTTTAGTTAACGAAGAAGTTGTTGATGCCTTATCTACCATAGTTCATGAAGAAAATTCTTATCAGCGTGGAAATGCATTAACCAGAAAATTAAAAGAAGTTATTCCGCGGCATATGTTTAAAGTACCTATTCAGGCAGCAGTTGGTGGCAAGATTATTGCTAGAGTTAATATTCCGGCTGTTAGAAAAAATGTTTTACAGAAGTGTTATGGTGGAGATGTAAGTCGGAAAAGAAAGCTGCTTGAAAAACAAAAAGAAGGTAAAAAGAGAATGAAACAGGTTGGTAGTGTAGAAATTCCCCAGGAAGCATTTATGACTGTTCTAGAAAGGCATGAAGATGAATAA